A window from Acidobacteriota bacterium encodes these proteins:
- a CDS encoding thrombospondin type 3 repeat-containing protein, producing MTTARCRRHAKGRHRSRMGGDSTPRLGEIAHAPRDSGRARRGRVLVFRRRRRVTQQETTMKPLCAGILLTVLAPAGLALAQGGPSKAGTEFIVNSYTTNSQTQSAVGMTANGDFVVAWHAPGSSGYPVSAQLFDASGAAVGLEFQVNAATTSYNTRPRVAVAGNGFVVVWRESYGSTYLVHARRYDSAGAPKGPQFQVNTDTSSLVEPNVASDPNGAFVVVWSGSDGSGDGILARRFNSSGAPLDAQEFLVNSYTTGEQDVPAVAYAGGNFVVVWEGPGLGDASGIHGKRFTSSGAAIGGEFLVNSYTGSYQRQAAVAGDATGDFVVAWASNLQDGSSYGVFGQKFGANGNAKGQEFQISSFVTGAQEYPSVAMNASGDFVVAWTSYGGQDGSGGGVFGQAFRSSGGMLGSEFAANVFTTGDQVVPSVGIDTSGNFTVAWQSFGQDGDNYGIVAQLFCGPGQDKDGDGVCDASDNCPNDANPTQSDADGDGIGDACDVFITSPANAQNLDCTDPNTTRPTILWNKGNYDRFRVFFSGNAAFTKAARVSSGSTLLVTNSYSPTVRKWKKACGKAIAANPGAHQMFIRVFGVDAQLASGDPNRKTFSQVVNVGIVP from the coding sequence ATGACGACGGCGCGGTGCCGGCGCCACGCGAAGGGCAGACATCGAAGCCGCATGGGGGGCGATTCTACTCCGCGACTCGGAGAGATCGCACACGCGCCTCGGGACTCGGGTCGCGCCCGCCGCGGCCGCGTGCTAGTTTTCCGGCGCCGTCGACGCGTCACCCAACAGGAGACCACGATGAAGCCACTCTGCGCCGGAATCCTCCTCACGGTCCTCGCACCGGCCGGCCTGGCCCTCGCCCAGGGGGGCCCCTCGAAGGCCGGGACGGAGTTCATCGTCAACTCGTACACGACCAACAGCCAGACCCAGAGCGCCGTCGGCATGACGGCCAACGGCGACTTCGTCGTCGCGTGGCACGCCCCGGGATCGAGCGGGTACCCGGTCTCCGCGCAACTCTTCGACGCCTCGGGCGCCGCGGTCGGCCTCGAGTTCCAGGTCAACGCCGCGACGACGTCGTACAACACGCGGCCTCGCGTGGCGGTGGCCGGGAACGGCTTCGTCGTCGTCTGGCGGGAGTCGTACGGCTCGACCTACCTCGTCCACGCCCGGCGGTATGACAGCGCCGGCGCACCGAAAGGCCCCCAGTTTCAGGTCAACACCGACACGAGCTCGCTCGTCGAGCCCAACGTCGCGTCGGACCCGAACGGCGCCTTCGTGGTCGTCTGGAGCGGGTCCGACGGCTCGGGGGACGGCATCCTCGCGCGCCGCTTCAACTCGAGCGGAGCCCCCCTCGACGCGCAGGAGTTCCTCGTGAACTCGTACACCACCGGCGAGCAGGACGTCCCCGCGGTCGCCTACGCCGGCGGGAACTTCGTCGTCGTGTGGGAGGGGCCCGGGCTGGGGGACGCGAGCGGGATCCACGGGAAGCGTTTCACCTCGAGCGGCGCGGCGATCGGGGGCGAGTTCCTCGTCAATTCCTACACGGGCTCGTACCAGAGGCAGGCGGCCGTCGCCGGGGATGCCACGGGCGACTTCGTGGTGGCGTGGGCCAGCAACTTGCAGGACGGGAGCTCGTACGGCGTCTTCGGACAGAAGTTCGGAGCCAATGGGAACGCGAAGGGGCAGGAGTTCCAGATCAGCAGCTTCGTCACCGGCGCTCAGGAGTACCCCTCGGTCGCGATGAACGCCTCCGGCGATTTCGTCGTCGCCTGGACGAGCTACGGCGGGCAGGACGGCAGCGGGGGGGGAGTTTTCGGCCAGGCCTTCCGAAGCTCCGGCGGGATGCTCGGGAGCGAATTCGCCGCAAACGTCTTCACGACGGGCGATCAGGTCGTGCCATCCGTCGGGATCGACACGTCGGGGAACTTCACCGTCGCGTGGCAGAGCTTCGGGCAGGACGGCGACAATTACGGCATCGTCGCGCAGCTCTTCTGCGGCCCGGGTCAGGACAAGGACGGCGACGGCGTCTGCGACGCCTCGGACAACTGCCCGAACGACGCGAACCCGACGCAGAGCGACGCCGACGGGGACGGGATCGGCGACGCCTGCGACGTCTTCATCACGTCGCCGGCGAACGCCCAGAACCTCGACTGCACCGATCCGAACACGACGCGGCCGACGATCTTGTGGAACAAGGGGAACTACGACAGGTTCCGCGTCTTCTTCTCGGGGAACGCCGCCTTCACGAAGGCGGCGCGCGTGTCGAGCGGCAGCACGCTGCTCGTGACGAACTCGTATTCGCCGACCGTGAGGAAATGGAAGAAGGCCTGCGGCAAGGCGATCGCGGCGAACCCCGGCGCGCACCAGATGTTCATCCGGGTGTTCGGCGTGGACGCTCAGCTTGCGAGCGGAGACCCGAACCGGAAGACGTTCAGCCAGGTCGTGAACGTGGGGATCGTGCCGTAG
- a CDS encoding ABC transporter substrate-binding protein produces MRRVLPVSVLLLAVGFSPAPGAAIRAGGRGVVIALSQDLAPYRAAVDAFRAETGSPVVVMSLKGDVAEGAWVLREIREQKPDAVLTVGSLATEILAPQIPDIPVVFCMAMGVSESVLSAKNVSGISLNVDPETQFRALRRALPGVTTVGVVFDPAHSASLIEDAGRKAKLLGLDLIPRPVSSANDVPGVVRDLVGKVQALWLIPDSTCFSRESFQFVLNLSLEVKVPLLVFSEAYVSAGALLSLSPDYAEIGRQAARMLRRVNVQGALAGDRVEAPEHPRLVINRRTEGTLNLSIAPETLRAADRIVE; encoded by the coding sequence ATGCGACGCGTCCTGCCGGTGTCGGTGTTGCTTCTTGCGGTGGGATTCTCACCCGCCCCGGGGGCCGCGATCCGGGCGGGCGGCCGCGGTGTCGTGATCGCGCTGAGCCAGGACCTGGCGCCCTACCGCGCAGCGGTCGACGCTTTCAGGGCCGAAACAGGGTCGCCCGTCGTCGTCATGAGCCTGAAAGGTGACGTGGCCGAAGGGGCATGGGTGCTTCGCGAGATTCGGGAGCAGAAGCCCGACGCGGTTCTCACCGTGGGCTCGTTGGCGACGGAGATTCTCGCTCCGCAGATTCCCGACATCCCCGTCGTGTTCTGCATGGCGATGGGAGTTTCGGAGTCGGTCCTGAGCGCGAAGAACGTCTCGGGAATCTCGCTCAACGTCGACCCGGAGACCCAGTTCCGGGCGCTGAGGCGGGCGCTTCCCGGGGTCACGACCGTCGGCGTCGTCTTCGACCCCGCCCATTCCGCGAGCCTGATCGAGGACGCGGGCAGGAAGGCGAAGCTCCTCGGCCTCGACTTGATCCCCCGGCCCGTCTCGAGCGCGAACGACGTCCCGGGCGTCGTCCGCGACCTCGTGGGCAAGGTTCAGGCCCTCTGGCTGATCCCCGACAGCACGTGCTTCAGCAGGGAATCGTTCCAGTTCGTGCTCAACCTCTCGCTCGAAGTGAAGGTTCCCCTCCTCGTCTTCTCCGAAGCCTACGTGAGCGCGGGGGCCCTTCTCTCGCTCTCTCCCGACTACGCGGAGATCGGCCGCCAGGCGGCGCGGATGTTGAGGAGAGTCAACGTCCAGGGGGCGCTCGCCGGAGATCGCGTGGAGGCGCCGGAGCACCCTCGCCTCGTCATCAATCGCCGGACGGAAGGAACTCTCAATCTCTCGATAGCTCCCGAGACCCTTCGTGCCGCGGATCGGATCGTCGAGTGA
- a CDS encoding TonB-dependent receptor, producing the protein MKSSSPAVLAFLVVSLTLLIPGSVPAETKPGGATSAALDDEFAVVDETTVTAAAKHVQLLSEAPSSVTVITSEEIERFGYLTLGDLLDSVRSFYVSNDRNYSYVGVRGFGRPGDYNSRVLFLLDGHPINENVYDSAAAIGPDTGLDLGTVDRVEIVRGPGSTLYGTNAVFAVINVITRKGSEISGLRPELIGGNRGRYGSAVSYGTRTAGGSDYRISGAILDARGENLYFPQFDSPASNFGWARDLDRETTHQESLRWDRGDFSVLAFNDSRAKQVPTASFGTAFGDGSLYTRDTSSLVDVHYVHRLGRSVEITARGYSDWYATHGAYPYSGPPTVLNDDSGSAWWTGEEVSLAWQSTPSHRLTVSQSYEATFSAKMLNFDRAPYFKYLDTTTQFNQWALFVQDEWKISRMFSLDLGSRLDHHDDFGLALNPRAAAFLHFSPASTLKLLAGSAYRAPNVYERFYVDGVSLETPARLVPERVVSYEATYEQRLGVAETLSVTAFRNDVTDLITPVLRPSGLSRFENVDSARTEGVEAEGRVALGSGLLAFASASYTSGVDGDGSWLTNSPRQIVKSGVSVPILERSLFASTEILYAGERRTLAGDRTPPFETVNFTLLYRLNVNSASLSMTVSNLLNRDNFVPGSFEHTQDQIVQPGRWVVLKFLETF; encoded by the coding sequence ATGAAGTCATCGAGCCCCGCCGTTCTCGCGTTCCTCGTGGTGTCTCTCACGTTGCTGATCCCCGGCTCCGTTCCGGCCGAGACGAAACCCGGCGGAGCGACCTCCGCCGCTCTCGACGACGAGTTCGCCGTCGTCGACGAGACGACCGTCACCGCTGCCGCCAAGCACGTCCAGCTTCTCAGCGAAGCGCCCTCCTCGGTGACGGTCATCACCTCCGAGGAGATCGAGCGGTTCGGCTACCTGACGCTCGGCGACCTGCTCGACTCGGTGCGCAGCTTCTACGTCTCCAACGATCGCAACTACTCGTACGTCGGCGTGCGCGGCTTCGGCCGGCCGGGCGATTACAACTCCCGGGTTCTCTTCCTCCTCGACGGGCATCCCATCAACGAAAACGTCTACGACTCGGCCGCAGCCATCGGGCCCGACACGGGGCTGGACCTGGGGACGGTCGATCGGGTCGAGATCGTCCGAGGCCCCGGCTCCACGCTGTACGGCACGAACGCGGTCTTCGCGGTGATCAACGTCATCACGCGCAAGGGATCCGAGATCAGCGGCCTCCGCCCGGAACTCATCGGCGGCAACCGGGGCAGGTACGGATCCGCCGTCAGCTACGGCACGCGGACCGCGGGTGGGTCCGACTACCGGATCTCGGGGGCGATTCTGGATGCGCGCGGCGAGAACCTGTACTTTCCGCAGTTCGACTCCCCGGCGAGCAACTTCGGATGGGCGCGGGATCTCGATCGGGAGACGACGCACCAGGAGTCCCTCCGATGGGACCGGGGCGACTTCAGCGTGCTCGCGTTCAACGACAGCCGCGCGAAGCAGGTCCCGACCGCCTCTTTCGGCACGGCGTTCGGCGACGGCTCGTTGTACACGCGAGACACTTCGTCCCTCGTTGACGTGCACTACGTCCACAGGCTCGGCCGATCGGTCGAAATCACCGCGCGCGGCTACTCCGACTGGTATGCGACCCACGGTGCCTATCCATACAGCGGCCCGCCCACGGTCCTGAACGACGACTCCGGCTCGGCCTGGTGGACCGGCGAGGAGGTGAGCCTCGCCTGGCAGAGCACCCCTTCGCATCGCCTGACGGTGAGTCAGAGCTACGAGGCGACGTTCAGCGCGAAGATGCTCAACTTCGATCGGGCGCCGTACTTCAAGTACCTCGACACCACGACCCAATTCAACCAGTGGGCCCTCTTCGTCCAGGACGAATGGAAGATCTCGCGCATGTTCTCGCTCGACCTCGGCTCGCGTCTCGATCACCACGACGATTTCGGCCTCGCTCTCAACCCTCGGGCCGCCGCGTTTCTGCACTTCTCGCCGGCTTCGACCCTGAAGCTCCTCGCGGGCTCGGCCTACCGGGCCCCGAACGTCTACGAGCGTTTCTACGTGGACGGGGTGAGCCTGGAGACCCCGGCCCGTCTCGTCCCCGAGCGGGTCGTGAGTTACGAGGCGACCTACGAGCAAAGGCTGGGCGTCGCTGAGACGCTTTCGGTGACCGCCTTCAGAAACGACGTGACGGATCTCATCACGCCCGTCCTGCGGCCGAGCGGACTCTCTCGTTTCGAGAACGTCGACAGCGCGCGAACGGAAGGGGTGGAGGCCGAAGGCCGCGTCGCCCTCGGGTCGGGGCTCCTCGCGTTCGCCAGCGCGAGCTACACGAGCGGGGTGGACGGCGACGGATCGTGGCTGACCAACTCGCCTCGGCAGATTGTCAAGTCGGGCGTCTCGGTTCCGATCCTGGAGCGGAGCCTGTTCGCATCCACCGAGATCCTGTACGCCGGGGAGAGGCGAACGCTCGCGGGCGACAGAACGCCTCCCTTCGAGACCGTCAACTTCACACTCCTGTACCGGCTGAACGTGAATTCAGCGAGCCTGTCGATGACCGTCTCCAACCTGCTCAACCGGGATAACTTCGTCCCCGGTTCGTTCGAGCACACGCAGGATCAGATCGTCCAGCCCGGCCGCTGGGTCGTCCTCAAGTTTCTCGAGACGTTTTGA
- a CDS encoding HAMP domain-containing histidine kinase encodes MSAARGVRLPILRFSLRARFLALFFLLVVPTSAGTGWYLYDESRQSLADQVEGRVRTIAWALAFTSRYAVMTRDGVVLAEIADRAFDDRDIVHIAFSDHGGEILLERWKPGYGSAADPSREPDASLFEVEMLINSRSRAGAARVDPEVEATFGVPAQGRVDLDGTVRVGLSRRHMEDGLRRALRSAVGLFTLSVAFGSLVVLVSLRYLIHPIERLSERLSRVAAGDFNSRVPETWAGEIGRLARSFNQMAESLQLSRAATKEAQEALLQSSRLAAVGEVAGQAAHEILNPIAAVYGRLENERHELGSHHGPLLQVLEQIVEGWSEEYRSGGLPALEASFRRRVPGRDGCGTVPLLEEDLDNLKRILGGFRRLHDQRAHQIDFLLKEIERVTRIVEGMRSMSRSAITLEELDVAQVVEESIEVLRDPIEKRAIRVEMAKERAALRVRADRGELVQIFTNLLRNAMQAIDAARARGEGEILIEIVDSPRFIEVRVQDNGAGIALDHQAKLFETTFTTKGPREGTGLGLGICRRLARRTRGDVRLGWSAPTKGTKMIVELPRSDAA; translated from the coding sequence GTGAGCGCCGCGCGGGGAGTGAGGCTCCCGATCCTGCGGTTTTCCCTCCGGGCGAGATTCCTCGCTCTCTTCTTTCTCCTCGTCGTCCCCACCAGCGCGGGAACGGGCTGGTATCTGTACGATGAGTCCCGGCAGTCCCTCGCGGACCAGGTGGAGGGGCGCGTCCGGACGATTGCGTGGGCGCTCGCGTTCACGTCCCGCTACGCCGTCATGACCCGCGACGGAGTCGTGCTGGCGGAGATCGCGGACCGTGCCTTCGACGACAGGGACATCGTGCACATCGCGTTCTCCGATCACGGCGGGGAGATTCTTCTCGAGAGATGGAAGCCGGGGTACGGGTCGGCGGCGGATCCATCGCGGGAACCGGACGCGAGCCTCTTCGAGGTCGAGATGCTGATCAACTCCCGATCCCGCGCTGGAGCGGCCCGCGTCGATCCCGAGGTCGAGGCGACGTTCGGTGTTCCGGCGCAGGGGAGGGTCGATCTGGACGGAACGGTCCGGGTCGGGTTGAGCCGGCGCCACATGGAGGACGGGTTGCGCCGGGCGCTCCGATCCGCCGTGGGTCTCTTCACGCTCTCCGTCGCCTTCGGCTCCCTGGTCGTTCTCGTGTCCCTCCGATACCTGATTCACCCGATCGAGCGGCTGTCCGAGCGCCTGTCCCGCGTCGCCGCGGGCGATTTCAATTCCCGCGTGCCCGAGACCTGGGCCGGCGAGATCGGGCGCCTCGCGCGCTCCTTCAACCAGATGGCCGAGAGCCTCCAGCTCTCCCGGGCCGCGACGAAGGAAGCGCAGGAGGCACTCTTGCAGTCCAGCCGTCTGGCGGCGGTCGGGGAGGTCGCCGGCCAGGCGGCCCACGAAATCCTCAATCCCATCGCCGCGGTCTACGGCCGGCTCGAGAACGAGCGGCACGAGTTGGGAAGCCATCACGGTCCGCTTCTTCAAGTCCTCGAGCAAATCGTGGAGGGGTGGTCGGAGGAGTACCGATCGGGAGGCCTGCCCGCGCTGGAGGCCTCTTTCAGGCGCCGGGTCCCGGGGCGTGACGGCTGCGGCACGGTTCCCCTCCTGGAAGAAGACCTCGACAACCTGAAGCGAATCCTCGGCGGCTTCAGGCGACTCCACGACCAGCGCGCCCATCAGATCGATTTTCTCCTCAAGGAGATCGAGCGTGTCACCAGAATCGTCGAGGGCATGAGATCGATGAGCCGATCCGCGATCACGCTGGAGGAACTCGACGTGGCCCAGGTTGTCGAAGAGTCGATCGAGGTCCTCCGCGATCCCATCGAGAAGCGGGCGATCCGCGTCGAGATGGCGAAAGAGCGCGCGGCGTTGAGAGTCCGGGCCGATCGCGGCGAGCTCGTGCAGATCTTCACGAACCTGCTCCGAAACGCGATGCAGGCCATCGACGCGGCCCGCGCCCGCGGCGAGGGGGAGATCCTGATCGAGATCGTCGACAGTCCGAGGTTCATCGAGGTTCGCGTTCAGGACAACGGCGCGGGCATCGCGTTGGATCATCAGGCCAAACTGTTCGAGACCACGTTCACGACCAAGGGGCCCAGGGAGGGAACCGGACTCGGACTCGGGATCTGCCGCCGTCTCGCCCGGCGAACTCGTGGCGACGTCCGCTTGGGATGGAGCGCGCCGACCAAGGGTACGAAGATGATCGTCGAACTGCCGAGGAGTGACGCCGCATGA
- a CDS encoding serine/threonine protein kinase, whose amino-acid sequence MTDRPIDTPPPNDATPTVTSGGIESRTTLGSGAPALPFPMPDSIGGYHIIGLLGEGGMGVVWEAEQQSPRRRVAVKVVRQAQAFDPLRALMFQREAEMLGRLKHPGIAAIYESGRTGDGHGFFAMELVRGEMLDEWLAKRPSPVTRDEMTLRLRIFRSICDAVNYAHQRGVIHRDLKPSNLIVTSEAVSTTGGSGPPAPAVKILDFGLARLAGADEDGGGILTLVGVVRGTPQYMSPEQARGEPRTIDHRTDIYSLGVVLYEILTRSRPHELKGAPLTEAVRVVCDEPPRPLREAWRGTSRLDRDLETIVGKSLEKEADRRYQSAAALGEDIERYLTSQPIAARAPSRAYLARTFLRRHRVGASVATLLAVVLLAFAASMAVQARRIAVERDRANREAAAFKRVSDFMAGMFRVSDPSEARGNSVTAREILEKASNEIETGLADDPELKARLLGTIGTVYRGLGLFSKAQPLLEQSAATYGRALGPESPDTLKAMQEVGIVLAQRGHYAEAEKVGREVLEGQRRALGPEHPDLARTLSNIAVAAWYQGHLKDAEKLLTESLALSRRTKGSGHPDTLGPMNNLGLVYMDEGKFAEAEKLFKDTLELRRRISGEDHPDSLKSLLNLAIVTERQGHLADAEKLFRECLDLRRRVVGPDHPDTFEAMSSLVEVYYEEERFAEAEALGRETLDGRRRVLGPDHPETLTSMNTLANVYDTDGKRADAEPLYRETLERRRRALGPESPEAVRTMIDLAECLRGQARLDEAEKLLNDALAIQQRVPDTDRAEIGLTFYGLAGVAAVRGATDAAFADLRKAFDAGLDPQFARKVEVATEFRSLHGDPRFAAVVEEAKKIASSPGS is encoded by the coding sequence TTGACGGACCGCCCCATCGACACGCCGCCACCGAACGACGCCACGCCCACGGTGACGTCGGGGGGGATCGAATCCCGCACGACGCTGGGGTCCGGAGCTCCCGCGCTCCCCTTCCCGATGCCCGACTCGATCGGCGGCTACCACATCATCGGCCTCCTCGGCGAAGGGGGGATGGGCGTCGTCTGGGAGGCGGAGCAGCAGAGCCCCCGCCGCCGCGTCGCGGTGAAGGTCGTGCGGCAGGCGCAGGCCTTCGACCCGCTCCGGGCCCTCATGTTCCAGCGCGAGGCGGAGATGCTCGGGAGGCTCAAGCATCCCGGCATCGCCGCCATCTACGAGTCGGGGCGCACCGGCGACGGGCACGGCTTCTTCGCGATGGAGCTCGTCCGCGGCGAGATGCTCGACGAGTGGCTGGCGAAACGCCCCTCCCCGGTCACCCGCGACGAGATGACGCTCCGGCTCAGGATCTTCCGCTCGATCTGCGACGCGGTCAATTACGCCCACCAGCGCGGTGTCATCCACCGCGACCTCAAGCCGTCCAACCTCATCGTCACGAGCGAGGCGGTGAGCACCACCGGCGGCTCCGGCCCGCCGGCGCCGGCGGTCAAGATCCTCGACTTCGGCCTGGCGCGCCTCGCGGGGGCCGACGAGGACGGCGGGGGGATCCTCACCCTCGTCGGCGTCGTCCGGGGGACGCCGCAGTACATGAGCCCGGAGCAGGCGCGCGGCGAGCCGCGCACGATCGACCACCGCACCGACATCTACTCGCTCGGGGTGGTCCTCTACGAGATCCTCACGCGGAGCCGCCCGCACGAGCTGAAGGGGGCGCCCCTGACCGAGGCCGTGCGCGTCGTCTGCGACGAGCCGCCGCGACCGCTGCGCGAGGCGTGGCGCGGCACCTCCAGGCTCGACCGCGACCTCGAGACGATCGTCGGCAAGTCGCTCGAGAAGGAGGCGGATCGCAGGTACCAGAGCGCCGCGGCCCTCGGCGAGGACATCGAGCGCTACCTGACGTCCCAGCCGATCGCGGCGCGCGCGCCCAGCCGCGCGTATCTCGCGCGCACGTTCCTGAGGCGCCACCGGGTCGGCGCCTCGGTGGCCACCCTCCTCGCCGTCGTCCTCCTCGCCTTCGCGGCGAGCATGGCGGTGCAGGCCCGAAGGATCGCGGTCGAGCGCGATCGCGCGAACCGCGAGGCGGCGGCCTTCAAGCGGGTGTCGGACTTCATGGCCGGGATGTTCCGGGTGTCGGACCCCAGCGAGGCGCGCGGGAACAGCGTGACGGCGCGCGAGATTCTCGAGAAGGCCTCGAATGAGATTGAGACGGGGCTCGCCGACGATCCCGAGCTGAAGGCCCGGCTGCTCGGCACGATCGGGACGGTCTACCGGGGGCTCGGCCTCTTCTCGAAGGCCCAGCCGCTCCTCGAGCAGTCGGCCGCGACGTACGGGCGAGCGCTCGGCCCGGAGAGCCCCGACACGCTGAAGGCGATGCAGGAGGTCGGGATCGTTCTGGCCCAGCGGGGCCACTACGCCGAAGCGGAGAAAGTGGGGCGCGAGGTCCTCGAGGGGCAGCGCCGCGCCCTCGGCCCCGAGCACCCCGATCTGGCGCGCACCCTCAGCAACATCGCCGTCGCCGCGTGGTACCAGGGGCACCTCAAAGACGCCGAGAAGCTCCTCACCGAGTCGCTCGCTCTCAGCCGCCGCACGAAGGGTTCGGGCCATCCCGACACGCTGGGGCCGATGAACAACCTCGGCCTCGTGTACATGGACGAGGGGAAGTTCGCCGAGGCCGAGAAGCTCTTCAAGGACACGCTCGAGCTCCGCCGCCGCATCTCAGGTGAGGACCACCCGGACAGCCTGAAGTCCCTGCTGAACCTGGCCATCGTCACGGAGCGCCAGGGGCATCTCGCCGACGCCGAGAAACTCTTTCGCGAGTGCCTCGACCTTCGCCGGCGCGTCGTCGGCCCCGATCATCCCGACACCTTCGAGGCGATGAGCAGCCTGGTCGAGGTGTACTACGAAGAGGAGCGGTTCGCGGAGGCCGAGGCGCTGGGCCGGGAGACCCTCGACGGGCGCCGGCGCGTCCTCGGCCCCGATCATCCCGAAACGCTGACCTCGATGAACACTCTCGCGAACGTCTACGACACCGACGGGAAGCGCGCCGACGCCGAGCCGCTCTACCGCGAGACCCTCGAGCGCCGCCGCCGCGCGCTCGGGCCCGAGAGCCCCGAGGCGGTGCGCACGATGATCGATCTGGCCGAGTGCCTTCGGGGACAAGCTCGTCTCGACGAGGCCGAAAAGCTCCTGAACGACGCGCTCGCGATCCAGCAGCGCGTCCCCGACACCGATCGGGCCGAGATCGGTCTCACCTTCTACGGACTGGCCGGCGTCGCCGCGGTCCGGGGCGCGACGGACGCCGCGTTCGCAGATCTCCGGAAGGCCTTCGACGCGGGGCTCGATCCCCAGTTCGCGCGCAAGGTGGAGGTGGCTACGGAGTTCCGGTCGCTCCACGGAGATCCCCGGTTCGCCGCCGTCGTCGAGGAGGCGAAGAAAATCGCGAGCTCCCCCGGGTCGTGA
- a CDS encoding response regulator, which yields MNDMHDAILAVDDEPGILKVYEDLLSPRVAMDLPRSSRGEAPPVDGFAVRCTLTLADSGEQAVRLATGIYHRGGSLCACFVDMRMPGGIDGLETVRQLRALDPRILVTFVTAYQDRSLSDIGGIFGPQAQDEWDFLNKPFTRSEIIQKATNMLAGWSRRRENEALTVRLKSANEDLTRRAAELQEARQHLLQSEKLASIGRLASGVAHELNNPLTSVIGYTHLALQSDDLNSQRVPLERVADQATRAAGIVRNLLSFARKQEPEKRHLQLNEVIVKSIQLREYELKVANITVHTEMAPDLPKTMLDSNQLQQVFVNLLTNAEQAMVGHGRVGAIRIDTRLRDGRIEAVISDEGPGIAESALPHVFDPFFTTKDAGRGTGLGLSICYGIVLEHGGDIKAFNRAGGGASFAVSLPVLEDVAGDRARPVAPAGGRRESAPVAGRTALPGLKILLVDDEPMILDFARTVLTQPGHAVVTAPDGEVALRRAEEEEFDLVITDVKMPRMGGVEFVRALLSRRPEMSGRVLFASGDVPGAAGICDPILAAAPRLQKPFSRDDLLAAVGAFEACPVA from the coding sequence ATGAACGACATGCATGACGCGATACTTGCCGTCGACGACGAGCCGGGAATCCTCAAAGTGTACGAGGATCTTCTCTCGCCGCGGGTCGCCATGGATCTCCCCCGATCCTCGAGGGGAGAAGCGCCGCCGGTGGACGGATTCGCCGTCCGCTGCACGCTGACCCTCGCCGACAGCGGAGAGCAGGCGGTCCGGCTGGCCACGGGGATCTATCATCGCGGGGGCTCGCTCTGCGCGTGCTTCGTCGACATGCGGATGCCGGGCGGGATCGACGGGCTCGAGACCGTCCGGCAGCTCCGCGCTCTGGATCCGAGAATCCTGGTGACGTTCGTCACCGCGTACCAGGACCGATCGCTGTCGGATATCGGCGGAATCTTCGGCCCTCAGGCGCAGGACGAGTGGGATTTCCTGAACAAGCCCTTCACCCGGTCCGAGATCATCCAGAAGGCCACGAACATGCTGGCCGGATGGTCGCGCCGGCGGGAGAACGAAGCGCTGACGGTCCGGCTGAAGAGCGCGAACGAGGACCTGACGAGACGGGCCGCCGAGCTTCAGGAGGCCCGGCAGCACCTGCTTCAGTCCGAGAAGCTGGCGAGCATCGGCAGGCTGGCTTCCGGAGTGGCCCACGAGCTCAACAATCCCCTCACGAGCGTCATCGGATACACCCACCTGGCCCTGCAGAGCGACGATCTGAACTCACAGCGCGTTCCTCTCGAGAGAGTCGCCGACCAGGCGACGCGGGCCGCAGGGATCGTCAGGAACCTCCTCTCGTTCGCGAGGAAGCAGGAGCCGGAGAAGCGCCACCTCCAGCTCAACGAAGTGATCGTCAAGTCGATCCAGCTTCGCGAATACGAGCTGAAGGTCGCGAACATCACGGTGCACACCGAGATGGCTCCGGATCTCCCGAAGACGATGCTCGACTCCAATCAGCTCCAGCAGGTCTTCGTCAATCTTCTCACGAACGCCGAGCAGGCGATGGTCGGGCACGGCAGGGTCGGGGCGATCCGCATCGACACGAGGCTCCGGGATGGGCGCATCGAGGCGGTCATCAGCGACGAGGGTCCGGGAATCGCCGAGTCGGCCCTCCCTCACGTTTTCGATCCGTTCTTCACGACAAAGGATGCCGGGAGAGGCACCGGCCTGGGCCTGAGCATCTGCTACGGAATCGTGCTGGAGCACGGTGGAGACATCAAGGCGTTCAATCGCGCGGGGGGCGGGGCCTCGTTCGCCGTCTCCCTCCCCGTTCTCGAGGATGTCGCGGGGGACCGCGCGCGCCCCGTCGCTCCGGCAGGAGGGCGGCGCGAAAGCGCCCCCGTCGCCGGCAGGACCGCGTTGCCGGGACTGAAGATCCTTCTGGTGGACGACGAGCCGATGATCCTCGATTTCGCGCGCACCGTCCTGACGCAGCCGGGTCACGCCGTCGTGACGGCCCCGGACGGGGAAGTTGCGCTTCGGCGGGCGGAGGAGGAAGAGTTCGACCTGGTCATCACCGACGTCAAAATGCCCCGCATGGGAGGAGTCGAGTTCGTGCGCGCTCTGCTCAGCCGCAGGCCCGAGATGTCGGGGCGCGTTCTCTTCGCGAGCGGCGACGTCCCGGGGGCCGCCGGGATCTGCGATCCGATCCTTGCCGCCGCGCCCCGCCTCCAGAAGCCCTTCTCCCGGGATGATCTCCTGGCGGCGGTGGGGGCGTTCGAAGCCTGCCCCGTCGCCTGA